A window of Phyllobacterium sp. T1293 contains these coding sequences:
- a CDS encoding 2-hydroxyacid dehydrogenase, translating to MTGASDTIFLAVTGWDPEVWLSEFAKNDPARKLVLNTDTDKEKVRYALVWKQRPGSLADLPNLKVIFSLGAGVDHVFHDDRIPDVPIVRIVSPDLTMRMTEYVVWQVLDHHRLGLRYRQQQAGKVWHEDRRQPAAHEVNVGILGMGVLGRDAALKLRMLGFKVSGWSRRPQTVEGVTSHHGPDGLKAFLKDADIVVSLLPLTPETRNILSMSLFAQMKTDGPLGPPSLINAGRGGLQNEADILAALERGMLSAVTLDVFNKEPLPKDSPLWTHPQVIVTPHAAASSSPSALVPEIIAQIESYERGEPLKNIVDRQAQY from the coding sequence ATGACCGGTGCAAGCGACACGATTTTTCTGGCTGTAACGGGTTGGGACCCGGAAGTCTGGCTCTCGGAATTTGCCAAGAACGATCCTGCCCGCAAACTCGTGCTGAACACCGATACGGACAAGGAAAAGGTTCGTTATGCGCTGGTGTGGAAGCAGCGCCCCGGATCGCTCGCTGATCTGCCGAACCTGAAAGTCATTTTTTCGCTCGGTGCTGGCGTTGATCACGTTTTCCATGATGACCGGATTCCTGACGTGCCGATCGTTCGCATTGTCTCGCCTGATCTCACCATGCGCATGACCGAATATGTGGTTTGGCAGGTGCTGGATCACCATCGCCTCGGCCTGCGCTATCGGCAGCAGCAGGCTGGCAAGGTCTGGCATGAGGACCGGCGCCAGCCCGCGGCCCATGAGGTCAATGTCGGCATTCTCGGCATGGGCGTGCTTGGCCGCGATGCTGCGCTCAAGCTGCGCATGCTGGGCTTCAAGGTGAGCGGCTGGAGCCGCAGGCCGCAGACCGTCGAGGGCGTGACCAGCCACCATGGGCCTGACGGGTTGAAGGCTTTCCTGAAGGATGCCGATATTGTTGTGTCCCTGCTGCCATTGACGCCGGAGACCAGGAATATCCTTTCCATGAGCCTGTTTGCCCAGATGAAAACCGATGGGCCTCTTGGACCGCCAAGCCTTATCAACGCCGGTCGTGGCGGCTTGCAGAACGAGGCGGATATTCTGGCGGCGCTCGAACGCGGAATGCTCTCGGCTGTCACGCTTGATGTGTTCAACAAGGAGCCATTGCCAAAGGATAGCCCATTGTGGACGCATCCGCAGGTGATTGTGACGCCGCACGCAGCGGCAAGCTCCAGTCCATCTGCGCTTGTTCCTGAGATCATCGCGCAGATTGAATCCTATGAGCGCGGTGAGCCCTTGAAAAATATTGTCGACAGGCAAGCGCAGTATTAG
- a CDS encoding prephenate dehydratase gives MAKTNRISFQGEPGANSDTACRNMFPQMEPLPCPTFEDAFNAVESGAADLAMIPIENTIAGRVADIHHLLPESRLHIVGEYFLPIHFQLMVLPGTKRSDIVTVHSHIHALGQCRKYIRKNGWKPVIAGDTAGAARLVSDVKDKTMAALAPRLASSLYGLDILEEDVEDTENNVTRFVVLTKTKKWAPRKSDELMMTTFVFRVRNVPAALYKAMGGFATNSVNMTKLESYQIDGKFTATQFYADIEGHPDDKNVAQALEELEFFSKEVRILGVYPADTTFRSSQSDE, from the coding sequence ATGGCCAAGACCAACCGCATCTCCTTTCAGGGCGAACCCGGCGCTAATTCCGACACGGCGTGCCGGAACATGTTTCCGCAGATGGAACCGCTGCCATGCCCGACCTTTGAGGATGCGTTCAATGCGGTTGAGAGCGGTGCAGCCGATCTTGCCATGATCCCGATCGAGAACACGATTGCCGGGCGCGTGGCCGATATCCATCATCTTTTGCCGGAATCGCGCCTGCATATTGTTGGCGAGTACTTTCTGCCTATTCATTTCCAGCTGATGGTTCTGCCGGGTACCAAGCGCAGCGATATTGTCACGGTTCACAGCCATATCCATGCGCTGGGCCAGTGCCGCAAATATATCCGCAAGAATGGCTGGAAGCCGGTTATTGCCGGTGACACAGCCGGTGCAGCGCGGCTCGTTTCCGATGTGAAGGACAAGACAATGGCAGCGCTTGCGCCGCGTCTTGCCTCCAGCCTCTACGGTCTCGATATTCTGGAAGAGGATGTCGAGGACACCGAGAACAATGTGACGCGCTTCGTCGTTCTGACCAAAACGAAGAAATGGGCCCCGCGCAAGTCGGACGAACTCATGATGACAACCTTTGTATTCCGCGTGCGCAACGTTCCGGCCGCGCTCTATAAAGCCATGGGCGGCTTCGCCACGAACAGCGTCAACATGACCAAGCTGGAAAGCTATCAGATTGATGGCAAGTTCACGGCAACGCAGTTCTATGCCGATATTGAAGGACATCCTGACGACAAGAATGTCGCCCAGGCGCTGGAAGAGCTGGAATTCTTCTCGAAGGAAGTGCGGATTCTGGGTGTCTATCCCGCGGATACTACATTCCGCAGCTCGCAGAGTGATGAGTAG
- a CDS encoding ABC transporter ATP-binding protein produces MSASPLLSVRDLSVAFTQNGRQSIAVDHISFDIAQGETVALVGESGSGKSVSALSILKLLPYPPASHPSGQILFNGQDLLDSDEDDLRRVRGNDITMIFQEPMTSLNPLHSIEKQIVEVLKLHQGMGDKPAKERTLALLNEVGIREPEKRLDAYPHQLSGGQRQRVMIAMALANKPKLLIADEPTTALDVTVQAQILQLLADLKKAQGMSMLFITHDLGIVRKIADRVCVMTKGKIVETGPTKEIFDNPQHEYTRHLLAAEPKGNPPSADLSAAPVMRGEQVKVWFPIKQGFLRRTVDHVKAVDGIDVTIRAGQTLGVVGESGSGKTTLGLALSRMISSQGVIRFGEKDINQFSFKQMRPLRRELQIVFQDPFGSLSPRMSIADIVAEGLAVHEPKLSADERDARVVAALREVNLDPENRFRYPHEFSGGQRQRIAIARAMVLNPRFVMLDEPTSALDMSVQAQVVDLLRGLQQKHNLAYLFISHDLKVVKALANDVLVMRNGKAVEYGPSEEIFANPKSDYTKALMAAAFRIETAEQGAVSE; encoded by the coding sequence ATGAGTGCGTCCCCTCTCCTTTCCGTGCGTGACCTCTCGGTCGCCTTCACCCAGAATGGCCGCCAGTCGATTGCTGTCGATCACATCTCCTTTGACATTGCTCAAGGCGAGACGGTCGCCCTTGTCGGCGAATCCGGTTCCGGCAAGTCAGTCTCAGCCCTCTCGATCCTGAAGCTCCTGCCCTATCCACCAGCTTCACACCCTTCGGGTCAAATCCTGTTCAACGGGCAGGACCTTCTGGATAGCGACGAGGATGATCTGCGCCGCGTGCGTGGCAATGACATCACCATGATCTTTCAGGAGCCGATGACCTCGCTCAATCCGCTTCATTCGATCGAGAAACAGATCGTTGAAGTGCTGAAACTGCATCAGGGCATGGGCGACAAGCCTGCCAAGGAGCGCACGCTTGCACTTCTCAATGAAGTGGGTATCCGTGAGCCGGAGAAGCGTCTTGATGCTTATCCGCACCAACTGTCAGGCGGACAGCGGCAGCGCGTCATGATTGCCATGGCACTGGCGAACAAACCGAAACTGCTGATCGCCGATGAGCCGACAACGGCGCTCGATGTGACCGTGCAGGCGCAAATCCTGCAACTGCTTGCGGACCTTAAAAAGGCGCAGGGCATGTCGATGCTGTTCATCACGCATGATCTTGGCATTGTCCGCAAGATTGCAGACCGCGTCTGTGTCATGACCAAGGGTAAGATTGTCGAGACGGGACCGACAAAGGAAATCTTCGACAACCCGCAGCACGAATATACGCGCCATCTTCTGGCCGCTGAACCAAAGGGCAATCCGCCCTCCGCCGATCTTTCCGCCGCCCCTGTGATGCGCGGTGAACAGGTCAAGGTGTGGTTCCCGATCAAACAGGGTTTCCTGCGCCGTACCGTTGATCATGTGAAGGCCGTTGACGGTATCGATGTCACCATTCGCGCCGGGCAGACGCTCGGTGTTGTCGGCGAATCCGGTTCGGGCAAGACCACGCTTGGCCTCGCCCTGTCGCGGATGATTTCGTCTCAAGGCGTCATCCGCTTTGGCGAGAAGGACATCAACCAGTTCTCGTTCAAGCAGATGCGGCCCCTGCGGCGCGAATTGCAGATCGTGTTTCAGGACCCGTTCGGTTCGCTGTCACCGCGCATGTCGATTGCCGATATCGTCGCTGAAGGTCTTGCGGTACACGAGCCGAAACTATCGGCGGATGAACGCGATGCACGGGTTGTTGCGGCACTCAGGGAAGTCAATCTTGATCCGGAAAACCGCTTCCGCTATCCGCACGAATTTTCCGGTGGTCAGCGCCAGCGCATCGCCATTGCCCGCGCCATGGTGCTCAATCCGCGCTTTGTCATGCTGGATGAGCCAACCTCGGCGCTTGATATGAGCGTGCAGGCACAGGTGGTCGATCTGCTGCGCGGATTGCAGCAAAAGCACAATCTGGCCTATCTTTTCATCAGCCACGACCTCAAAGTGGTGAAAGCGCTGGCCAATGATGTGCTGGTGATGCGCAATGGCAAGGCGGTAGAATATGGTCCGTCGGAGGAAATCTTCGCTAATCCGAAGAGCGACTATACAAAAGCACTGATGGCAGCGGCCTTCAGGATAGAAACGGCCGAACAGGGAGCAGTAAGCGAATGA
- a CDS encoding 3-deoxy-manno-octulosonate cytidylyltransferase encodes MKTLTLIPARMASTRLPGKPLADIAGKPMIVHVAERALAAGLGRAVVATDSAEVKAAVEAHGLEAVMTRSDHESGSDRIYEALLALDPDGTVDAIVNVQGDLPTIDPELVRRALLPLQQGPADIATLCVEIIREDEKTNPNVVKVVGSGIGEGKMRALYFTRATAPYGNGPLYHHIGLYAYRRAALERFVGLGPSPLEQREKLEQLRALEAGMRIDVEIVDSVPLGVDTPEDLERARDILTSIKGN; translated from the coding sequence ATGAAAACATTGACCCTGATTCCCGCCCGTATGGCCTCCACCCGGCTTCCCGGTAAGCCATTGGCCGATATTGCCGGAAAGCCGATGATCGTGCATGTGGCCGAACGCGCGCTGGCCGCTGGACTTGGCCGCGCTGTTGTTGCCACCGATAGTGCCGAGGTGAAGGCCGCAGTCGAAGCGCACGGACTGGAAGCTGTGATGACGCGCAGCGACCACGAATCCGGTTCGGACCGCATCTATGAAGCGCTGCTGGCGCTCGATCCGGATGGCACTGTCGATGCCATTGTCAACGTGCAGGGTGATCTGCCAACCATTGATCCTGAACTGGTCAGGCGTGCCCTTTTGCCGCTGCAACAGGGGCCTGCTGATATCGCCACATTGTGTGTTGAAATCATCAGGGAAGACGAGAAGACCAACCCCAATGTCGTGAAGGTCGTGGGATCGGGTATTGGTGAAGGCAAAATGCGCGCGCTCTATTTTACCCGCGCGACAGCGCCTTATGGCAATGGCCCGCTTTATCATCACATCGGTCTTTATGCCTATCGCCGTGCGGCGCTGGAGCGCTTTGTCGGACTCGGGCCTTCGCCGCTGGAACAGCGCGAAAAACTGGAACAATTGCGCGCGCTGGAAGCTGGCATGCGCATTGATGTCGAGATCGTTGATTCGGTGCCACTGGGGGTCGATACCCCTGAAGATCTCGAACGGGCACGTGATATTCTTACTTCCATAAAGGGCAATTGA
- a CDS encoding extracellular solute-binding protein, producing MMLNRLNRRDLLKYSSAAALSALAPRVALADVKTGVPLHGLSAFGELKYPADFTHFDYTNPDAPKGGTFCFSPGTWFFNQSPQTFNTLNGFSARGDAPPRIELCFDSLMTSALDEPDSVYGLVAETVTVSEDKKTFVFKMRPEARFHDGSPLTAHDAAFSYETLKTKGHPDLIVLMAELKEIVAQDDHTLRLGFSGKHSDRAILDIAAVIPIFSKAWYATRDFDTSTLEAPLGSGAYRAATILVGQTIEYERVPDYWAKDLPVQRGSNHFDRIRIEFFRERQADFESFKKGDIYWRTESVAKTWVTEYNFPAIQQKRVVKREFSSEKRPVLQAWAINERREQFRDQRVREAIALCFDFEWTSKNFFYDVYNRSQSLFEKSEFRSEGKPSPDELAIMEPLRDKLPPEIFGDALLQPTSDGSGRDRDNLRRAVELITAAGFTRQNGKFADSKGKPLNLELLIFAEVFTRSSTPFINNLNAIGINASLRLVDPTQYQVRLQDFDFDMIGAAYSLGPTPTEESLQAMFGSKSAAIPGSTNFPGLADPSVDALIQKVSGAKSRAELITIMRVLDRLLRIRRDWIPNWYSANHLIAYWDMFGFKEPKPDYGFPVETLWWRDEAKAKAIGKF from the coding sequence ATGATGTTGAACCGTCTCAACCGCCGGGACCTGCTGAAATATTCGAGTGCGGCGGCGCTGTCAGCGCTCGCCCCGCGCGTTGCGCTCGCGGATGTCAAAACAGGCGTGCCGCTGCATGGCCTTTCGGCCTTTGGCGAGCTGAAATATCCGGCGGATTTCACCCATTTTGACTATACCAATCCCGATGCGCCGAAGGGTGGCACCTTCTGCTTTTCACCGGGCACCTGGTTTTTCAATCAGTCACCGCAAACCTTCAACACATTGAATGGTTTCAGCGCGCGCGGTGATGCGCCGCCCCGTATCGAGCTGTGTTTCGACTCCCTGATGACATCAGCGCTTGATGAGCCTGATTCGGTCTATGGGCTGGTTGCCGAGACTGTGACGGTTTCCGAGGATAAAAAGACATTTGTCTTCAAGATGCGGCCGGAAGCGCGTTTTCATGACGGTTCGCCGCTGACGGCACATGATGCTGCATTCAGTTATGAAACGCTCAAGACCAAGGGCCATCCCGATCTCATCGTCCTGATGGCGGAACTCAAAGAGATTGTCGCGCAGGATGACCATACGCTGCGTCTTGGCTTTTCCGGCAAGCATTCCGATCGCGCCATTCTCGATATAGCGGCTGTCATACCGATCTTTTCCAAAGCCTGGTATGCGACGCGCGATTTTGACACCTCGACACTGGAAGCGCCATTGGGTTCAGGGGCCTATCGTGCCGCAACAATCCTTGTCGGACAGACAATCGAATATGAACGGGTCCCGGATTATTGGGCGAAGGATTTGCCTGTACAGCGCGGCTCCAATCATTTTGACCGCATCCGCATTGAGTTCTTTCGCGAGCGTCAGGCAGATTTCGAATCCTTCAAGAAAGGCGATATCTATTGGAGAACTGAATCTGTCGCGAAAACATGGGTGACGGAGTATAATTTTCCGGCCATTCAACAAAAACGCGTGGTGAAACGCGAATTCTCAAGCGAAAAGCGTCCAGTGCTGCAGGCATGGGCAATCAATGAGCGCCGCGAGCAATTCCGGGATCAGCGCGTGCGGGAAGCCATTGCGCTCTGCTTTGATTTTGAATGGACCAGCAAAAACTTTTTTTATGACGTCTACAACCGCTCGCAATCCCTGTTTGAGAAGTCGGAATTTCGCTCCGAAGGCAAACCATCCCCGGACGAACTTGCCATTATGGAGCCGTTGCGGGACAAGCTGCCGCCGGAGATTTTCGGTGATGCGCTCCTGCAGCCCACATCGGATGGATCAGGGCGCGACAGAGATAATCTGCGCCGGGCCGTCGAGTTGATTACAGCAGCGGGGTTCACCCGCCAGAATGGCAAATTTGCCGATTCCAAAGGCAAACCGCTCAATCTTGAGCTTTTGATTTTTGCCGAAGTCTTCACCCGGTCTTCCACGCCGTTCATCAACAATCTCAACGCTATCGGCATCAATGCGTCGTTGCGGCTGGTTGATCCCACGCAATATCAGGTGCGGTTGCAGGATTTCGATTTCGATATGATCGGCGCTGCCTATTCGCTGGGGCCGACGCCGACCGAGGAAAGCCTGCAGGCGATGTTCGGCTCCAAATCCGCAGCAATTCCGGGATCAACAAATTTTCCGGGCCTCGCCGATCCAAGCGTGGATGCGCTGATCCAGAAAGTGAGCGGGGCCAAGTCGCGGGCCGAACTGATCACGATTATGCGTGTTCTCGATCGGCTCTTGCGTATAAGACGCGACTGGATTCCAAATTGGTATAGTGCGAATCACCTGATTGCCTATTGGGATATGTTCGGTTTCAAGGAGCCGAAGCCCGATTATGGTTTTCCGGTGGAAACGCTATGGTGGCGTGACGAAGCAAAGGCAAAGGCAATTGGCAAGTTTTGA
- a CDS encoding c-type cytochrome, which translates to MDSSAFNKYAMAFLATVFVVMTAGILSDFVFDSHAPEKPGFIIQAAEAGGEGEAGAPAAAAAVPIATLLASADATRGEAVFKRCQACHTGEKGGANKVGPNLWDIVDRPMATHEGFSYSGAIKDFSKGGKELWTFDHLNHFLTSPKAYIKGTAMGFAGDKKDNERADLIAYLRTLSDSPKPLPAADAAPAGGDKPAEGAKPAEGAAPAPAK; encoded by the coding sequence ATGGATTCGAGCGCGTTCAACAAATATGCCATGGCGTTTCTGGCAACAGTCTTCGTTGTCATGACAGCGGGCATCCTTTCGGATTTCGTATTTGATTCACATGCGCCCGAAAAACCCGGTTTTATCATTCAGGCGGCGGAAGCTGGCGGTGAAGGCGAAGCCGGCGCACCGGCCGCTGCGGCTGCCGTGCCGATTGCAACACTGCTGGCATCTGCCGATGCGACACGCGGTGAGGCTGTTTTCAAGCGCTGCCAGGCTTGCCACACCGGCGAAAAGGGCGGAGCAAACAAGGTTGGCCCAAACCTTTGGGACATTGTTGATCGTCCAATGGCCACCCATGAAGGTTTCAGCTATTCCGGCGCCATCAAGGATTTTTCGAAAGGCGGCAAGGAGCTGTGGACATTTGACCATCTCAACCACTTCCTGACCTCGCCAAAGGCCTATATCAAGGGCACAGCCATGGGCTTTGCCGGCGACAAGAAGGACAATGAGCGCGCCGATCTGATCGCCTATCTGCGCACGCTCTCCGATAGTCCAAAGCCACTTCCGGCTGCTGACGCAGCACCTGCGGGCGGCGACAAGCCAGCCGAGGGCGCAAAGCCTGCTGAAGGCGCAGCACCTGCCCCAGCGAAATAA
- a CDS encoding extracellular solute-binding protein, translating to MAPLSNARAAEPEWRHAVSALGTPKYGPDFKHYDFVNPDAPKGGTLNQIAQGAFDSLNPFVVQGTAAAGLPGGTILGGLLYDTLLSRALDEPATNYGLLAEAIAYPDDFSWVKFRLNPVAKWHDGEPITVEDVIWSFDILKAQSPIYNKYYHDVTKAEKTGDREVTFTFASGGNRELPSIVGEYPILPKHWWEGTDPSGKKRDITKPTTEIPLGSSFYKIESVDLGKTITWSRVPDYWGKDIPSNVGRYNFDRIRYEYFRDANASWEAFKKGGFQDLRGEPSIGRWMRGYDFPAFTRGDVVKAVFPERSSGRMQGFLLNTRRDKFKDIRVREALNYAFDFETMSKNVFFGEYKRIDSYFAGSELASSGLPTGKELEILQTVKDEVPEGVFTEEFKNPVSDTPQAQRDNLRKAVSLLRDAGYDQKNGKLVNTITGQPLTIEFLADDPGNERTVGPFMASLRKLGIDAQMRAVDAVQYAARVNDYDYDVLAISGIGQTLSPGNEQRDFWGSVTADTPGGRNYMGIKNPAIDKLIDRVIFAKDRDGLVAATHALDRVLLWNYYIVPQWYDDRTKIAYWNKFGMPDKQPDYIGVDPYSWWIDTAKEQALKARAQ from the coding sequence ATGGCTCCCCTGTCAAATGCGAGGGCTGCAGAGCCGGAATGGCGGCATGCGGTGAGCGCCTTAGGCACACCCAAATATGGGCCCGATTTCAAACATTATGATTTTGTGAATCCCGATGCCCCCAAGGGCGGCACCCTAAACCAGATTGCGCAGGGTGCATTCGATAGCCTCAATCCCTTTGTGGTTCAGGGAACCGCTGCGGCAGGGCTTCCCGGCGGCACAATTTTGGGTGGACTGCTGTATGACACGCTTCTCAGCCGCGCACTTGATGAGCCTGCAACAAATTACGGTCTGCTTGCCGAAGCCATTGCCTACCCGGATGATTTTTCCTGGGTAAAGTTTCGCTTGAACCCGGTAGCGAAATGGCATGATGGTGAGCCCATCACCGTCGAGGATGTGATCTGGTCTTTTGATATTCTGAAGGCGCAAAGCCCGATTTATAATAAGTACTACCACGATGTGACAAAGGCTGAAAAAACCGGCGATCGTGAAGTCACCTTTACCTTTGCCAGCGGTGGAAATCGTGAATTGCCAAGTATCGTTGGCGAATATCCAATACTGCCAAAACACTGGTGGGAGGGCACTGATCCATCCGGCAAGAAGCGCGATATCACCAAGCCCACAACAGAAATTCCGCTTGGCTCTTCGTTCTACAAGATTGAAAGTGTCGACTTAGGCAAAACCATAACATGGAGCCGTGTTCCTGATTATTGGGGCAAAGATATACCCAGCAATGTCGGGCGCTATAATTTTGATCGTATTCGTTATGAATATTTCCGTGACGCGAACGCCAGCTGGGAGGCCTTCAAGAAGGGCGGATTTCAGGATTTGCGAGGCGAACCAAGCATTGGCCGTTGGATGCGCGGTTACGACTTCCCCGCGTTCACACGAGGTGATGTCGTCAAAGCGGTATTTCCGGAGCGATCTTCTGGTCGTATGCAAGGGTTCTTGCTGAACACGCGACGTGACAAATTCAAGGATATCAGAGTACGCGAGGCACTGAATTACGCCTTTGACTTTGAGACCATGAGCAAGAATGTATTTTTCGGAGAATATAAGCGGATAGACAGTTATTTCGCGGGTTCCGAACTGGCGTCAAGCGGCCTTCCGACAGGCAAAGAACTTGAAATTCTACAGACGGTTAAAGACGAGGTTCCGGAAGGTGTTTTTACCGAGGAATTCAAGAATCCCGTTTCCGACACGCCGCAGGCACAACGTGACAATTTGCGCAAAGCTGTCTCACTGCTGCGGGATGCTGGTTATGATCAAAAGAACGGAAAACTGGTCAATACTATAACCGGCCAGCCGCTGACCATTGAGTTTCTTGCCGATGATCCCGGCAATGAACGTACGGTTGGACCATTTATGGCCAGCCTCCGAAAACTGGGCATTGATGCGCAAATGAGGGCGGTGGACGCCGTACAGTATGCAGCCAGAGTCAATGATTATGATTACGACGTCCTCGCGATCTCCGGGATCGGACAGACCTTGTCGCCGGGTAACGAACAGAGGGACTTTTGGGGGTCTGTCACGGCGGATACGCCCGGTGGCCGCAACTATATGGGCATCAAAAATCCGGCAATCGACAAGCTGATTGATAGGGTCATTTTCGCCAAAGACCGTGACGGGCTTGTTGCAGCAACCCATGCTCTCGACCGGGTTCTCCTATGGAATTATTACATCGTACCGCAATGGTACGATGACAGAACCAAGATTGCCTACTGGAACAAGTTCGGCATGCCCGACAAGCAACCGGACTATATTGGCGTTGATCCCTATTCATGGTGGATCGATACCGCCAAGGAACAAGCTCTGAAAGCCCGGGCGCAATGA
- a CDS encoding microcin C ABC transporter permease YejB, which produces MGAYILRRLLLMIPTLFGVLLVCFVIVQFVPGGPVQRIIGQLTGQGGNALDRIGGGGADFGQTNESLGTGAANSKYRGAQGLDPAFIASLEKQFGLDKPPLERFRLLVWNYLRFDFGRSYFRDISVVQLIKEKLPVSISLGLWMTLISYAISIPLGIRKAIKDGSAFDVWTSAVVIVGYAIPGFLFGIMLIVFFAGGSFFDWFPLRGLTSNNFADLSFFGKIVDYAWHIALPLTAMLLSAFATTTLLTKNSFLDEIRKQYVTTARAKGLTERKILYGHVFRNAMLIVIAGFPSAFISIFFTGQLLIEAIFSLDGLGLLGYESIINRDYPVVIATVYIFALVGVVISLLSDLLYTWIDPRIDFERRDV; this is translated from the coding sequence ATGGGAGCCTATATTCTACGGCGTCTGCTTCTGATGATACCGACCCTGTTCGGGGTTTTGCTAGTCTGCTTCGTGATTGTACAATTCGTGCCCGGTGGTCCTGTGCAGCGCATTATCGGTCAGTTGACCGGTCAGGGCGGCAATGCACTTGACCGCATCGGCGGTGGCGGGGCTGATTTTGGCCAGACCAATGAATCGCTTGGCACCGGGGCAGCCAATTCGAAATATCGTGGTGCGCAGGGCCTCGACCCCGCTTTCATTGCCAGCCTTGAAAAGCAGTTCGGCTTGGACAAACCACCGCTGGAGCGTTTCCGCCTTCTGGTGTGGAACTATCTGCGCTTTGATTTTGGCCGGAGCTATTTCCGCGATATCAGCGTGGTGCAGCTTATCAAGGAAAAACTCCCCGTTTCCATATCGCTCGGGCTATGGATGACGCTGATATCCTATGCGATTTCCATACCTCTGGGCATCCGCAAGGCCATCAAGGATGGCTCTGCCTTTGACGTATGGACCAGCGCCGTTGTCATTGTCGGTTACGCCATACCGGGGTTTCTGTTCGGTATCATGCTCATCGTGTTTTTTGCCGGTGGCTCATTCTTTGACTGGTTCCCGCTGCGCGGTCTGACCTCGAACAATTTCGCCGACCTCTCCTTCTTCGGCAAGATTGTCGACTATGCCTGGCATATCGCCCTGCCGCTGACAGCTATGCTGCTCTCGGCCTTCGCCACGACGACGCTTTTGACCAAGAACTCGTTTCTCGATGAGATCCGCAAGCAATATGTCACGACAGCACGCGCCAAGGGCCTGACCGAGCGCAAAATTCTCTATGGTCACGTTTTCCGCAATGCCATGCTCATTGTCATCGCCGGGTTTCCCAGTGCGTTCATCTCGATCTTTTTCACCGGCCAGCTGCTGATCGAGGCGATTTTCTCGCTCGATGGGCTTGGACTGCTCGGTTATGAATCGATCATCAACCGCGATTATCCTGTGGTCATCGCCACGGTCTATATCTTCGCGCTGGTTGGCGTGGTGATCAGCCTTCTCTCCGATCTGCTTTATACGTGGATCGATCCGCGTATCGACTTTGAGCGGAGGGACGTCTGA
- a CDS encoding ABC transporter permease, producing MSDTTIGTQAAPAAIRRPRMSPLNARRWQNFKANRRGWWALWIFLFLFIGSLFGEFIANDKPIIVSYKGEILFPVLVDYPEEKFNGFYAVTDYRDPVIQDEIKANGWAIWPPVRYSYRTVNNELPDTAPSKPFWLYTAEERCARYPQGVNDANCTFGNMNILGTDDQARDVFARALYGFRISVLFGLILTAASAVIGVTAGALQGYFGGWLDLLAQRFIEIWSSVPTLYLLLIMASILPPGFWILLGIMLLFSWVHFVGIVRAEFLRARNFEYVNAARALGVRDRTIMFRHLLPNAMVTTLTFLPFILNGSITTLTSLDFLGFGLPPGSPSLGELLAQGKNNLQAPWLGLTGFIVISLMLSLLIFVGEATRDAFDPRKAFK from the coding sequence ATGAGCGATACGACCATCGGCACCCAAGCCGCACCCGCCGCAATCCGCCGTCCGCGTATGTCGCCGCTCAACGCCCGGCGCTGGCAGAATTTCAAGGCCAACCGGCGCGGCTGGTGGGCATTGTGGATATTCCTGTTCCTGTTCATTGGCTCGCTGTTCGGCGAATTTATCGCCAATGACAAGCCGATCATCGTTTCCTACAAGGGCGAAATCCTGTTTCCGGTGCTCGTCGATTATCCGGAGGAAAAATTCAACGGCTTCTATGCGGTGACGGATTATCGCGACCCGGTCATTCAGGACGAGATCAAGGCCAATGGCTGGGCTATCTGGCCGCCGGTGCGCTATTCCTACCGGACCGTCAATAACGAGCTTCCCGATACGGCGCCGTCAAAGCCCTTCTGGCTCTATACGGCTGAGGAGCGTTGTGCGCGCTATCCCCAAGGGGTGAACGACGCCAATTGCACGTTCGGCAATATGAATATTCTGGGAACCGATGATCAGGCGCGCGATGTCTTTGCCCGTGCGCTTTATGGTTTTCGTATTTCCGTTCTGTTCGGCCTGATCCTGACGGCGGCTTCAGCCGTGATCGGCGTGACGGCGGGTGCATTGCAGGGTTATTTCGGTGGCTGGCTTGACCTTCTGGCACAGCGTTTCATCGAAATCTGGTCCTCGGTGCCAACACTCTATCTGCTGCTCATCATGGCATCGATCCTGCCGCCGGGTTTCTGGATTCTGCTCGGGATCATGCTGCTGTTCTCATGGGTCCATTTTGTCGGCATTGTCCGGGCGGAATTCCTGCGCGCCCGCAATTTTGAATATGTGAATGCGGCGCGGGCGCTTGGTGTGCGTGACCGGACCATCATGTTCCGGCATCTTCTGCCCAATGCCATGGTGACGACGCTGACCTTCCTGCCCTTTATTCTGAACGGTTCGATCACCACGCTGACCTCGCTGGATTTCCTCGGTTTTGGCCTCCCGCCCGGTTCGCCGTCGCTTGGCGAACTGCTCGCGCAGGGCAAGAACAATCTGCAGGCGCCGTGGCTTGGCCTCACCGGTTTCATCGTTATTTCGCTGATGCTGTCGCTGCTGATCTTTGTGGGTGAGGCGACCCGTGACGCATTCGATCCGCGCAAGGCTTTCAAATGA